A section of the Thunnus albacares chromosome 6, fThuAlb1.1, whole genome shotgun sequence genome encodes:
- the tagln gene encoding transgelin isoform X1: MATKGVGMANKGPSYGMSRQVQDKIDSKYDPELEQILVEWINRQCGAGVGKPEAGKMGFQAWLKDGCVLSELINSLFAGDKPVKKIQSSTMAFKQMEQIAQFLSAAEKYGVTKTDMFQTVDLWEGKDLAAVQRTLSALGSLAVTKDEGTYNGDPNWFFKKSQENKRDFSDDQLKAGKNVIGLQMGSNKGASQEGMSYGRPRQIM; the protein is encoded by the exons ATGGCAACAAAG GGAGTCGGCATGGCTAACAAAGGTCCATCCTATGGCATGAGCCGGCAGGTTCAGGATAAGATTGACAGCAAGTACGACCCTGAACTAGAGCAGATCCTGGTGGAGTGGATCAACCGTCAGTGTGGTGCTGGTGTGGGAAAGCCTGAGGCAGGCAAAATGGGATTCCAGGCTTGGCTGAAAGACGGATGT GTCCTGAGCGAGCTGATTAACAGTCTGTTCGCTGGAGATAAACCTGTGAAGAAGATCCAGAGCTCAACCATGGCCTTCAAACAGATGGAGCAGATCGCCCAGTTCCTCAGTGCTGCTGAGAAGTATGGTGTCACCAAGACCGACATGTTCCAGACTGTGGACCTCTGGGAAG GTAAGGACCTGGCAGCAGTGCAGAGGACCCTGTCAGCTCTGGGCAGCTTGGCGGTCACCAAGGATGAAGGCACATACAATGGAGACCCCAACTGGTTCTTCAA GAAATCGCAGGAGAACAAGCGAGACTTCAGCGACGATCAGCTGAAGGCAGGCAAAAATGTTATTGGCCTACAGATGGGGTCCAATAAGGGAGCCAGTCAGGAGGGCATGAGCTACGGAAGACCGCGACAGATCATGTAA
- the cbln18 gene encoding cerebellin 18 encodes MVVLPLLFLLGVLCRCGHVEAQSSTTEMLKQAALQLKETLTCDKWDCNCTFNRQRGCCCAAPEMYQIEEDTFIRMTYLWNDISTLNDKVQALTASMKFSFKATMDSNIAVVIPGSTEHCFGPFNTNVPIPYSIVSLNDGYVYNPSLGVFTATRAGVYVFSFTAYSSVEANGRLYHKVQLVKNGKPISGVWENNREDGEDSASQVVMLEMMRGDQVYTELISGRKLCKHLEFNVFSGYMMYPSNDE; translated from the exons ATGGTTGTATTACCTCTTTTGTTCCTGTTGGGGGTGCTGTGTCGCTGTGGTCATGTAGAGGCCCAGTCCAGCACCACTGAAATGCTGAAACAAGCTGCAC TCCAGTTGAAGGAAACTCTGACCTGTGACAAGTGGGACTGCAACTGTACTTTCAATCGCCAGCGTGGCTGCTGCTGTGCAGCCCCAGAGATGTACCAAATAGAGGAGGACACCTTTATCAGGATGACATATTTGTGGAATGATATCAGCACACTGAATGACAAAGTACAGGCACTCACAG CTAGCATGAAGTTTTCCTTCAAAGCCACCATGGACTCAAATATTGCCGTCGTAATTCCTGGATCTACTGAACATTGCTTCGGTCCTTTCAATACTAATGTGCCAATCCCCTACTCCATCGTCTCTCTTAATGATGGATATGTCTATAACCCTTCCTTAG GTGTCTTCACTGCCACTCGTGCGGGAGTTTATGTCTTTTCCTTTACAGCCTACTCATCTGTGGAAGCAAATGGGCGCCTCTACCATAAA GTCCAGCTGGTAAAGAACGGGAAGCCGATAAGCGGCGTGTGGGAGAACAATCGAGAAGACGGTGAAGACAGTGCCAGTCAG GTTGTGATGCTGGAGATGATGAGAGGCGATCAGGTCTACACAGAGCTGATATCTGGCAGGAAGCTCTGTAAACATCTTGAGTTCAACGTCTTTAGTGGTTACATGATGTACCCCTCTAATGATGAGTAA
- the tagln gene encoding transgelin isoform X2, with protein MANKGPSYGMSRQVQDKIDSKYDPELEQILVEWINRQCGAGVGKPEAGKMGFQAWLKDGCVLSELINSLFAGDKPVKKIQSSTMAFKQMEQIAQFLSAAEKYGVTKTDMFQTVDLWEGKDLAAVQRTLSALGSLAVTKDEGTYNGDPNWFFKKSQENKRDFSDDQLKAGKNVIGLQMGSNKGASQEGMSYGRPRQIM; from the exons ATGGCTAACAAAGGTCCATCCTATGGCATGAGCCGGCAGGTTCAGGATAAGATTGACAGCAAGTACGACCCTGAACTAGAGCAGATCCTGGTGGAGTGGATCAACCGTCAGTGTGGTGCTGGTGTGGGAAAGCCTGAGGCAGGCAAAATGGGATTCCAGGCTTGGCTGAAAGACGGATGT GTCCTGAGCGAGCTGATTAACAGTCTGTTCGCTGGAGATAAACCTGTGAAGAAGATCCAGAGCTCAACCATGGCCTTCAAACAGATGGAGCAGATCGCCCAGTTCCTCAGTGCTGCTGAGAAGTATGGTGTCACCAAGACCGACATGTTCCAGACTGTGGACCTCTGGGAAG GTAAGGACCTGGCAGCAGTGCAGAGGACCCTGTCAGCTCTGGGCAGCTTGGCGGTCACCAAGGATGAAGGCACATACAATGGAGACCCCAACTGGTTCTTCAA GAAATCGCAGGAGAACAAGCGAGACTTCAGCGACGATCAGCTGAAGGCAGGCAAAAATGTTATTGGCCTACAGATGGGGTCCAATAAGGGAGCCAGTCAGGAGGGCATGAGCTACGGAAGACCGCGACAGATCATGTAA